From Saccharothrix espanaensis DSM 44229, the proteins below share one genomic window:
- the pabB gene encoding aminodeoxychorismate synthase component I: MTRTLLVDNYDSYTFNLYQLIAGINGQEPIVVVNDDPMLSGPLPADVDNIVVSPGAGRPQHARDIGLVGDLLRRTTLPVLGVCLGHQAIAHLAGASVVTAPEPRHGYPAKVSHNGDPLFAGVPREFVAVRYHSLCVEEPLPHALIATAWADDGVLMALRHRDRPQWGVQFHPESVASQCGGEILRNFAELTRRARRGRRPSITLSGTTARDDTPGAVAELGVVSGVVRTDADAEAIFLELFADKPHCFWLDSSRVEENLSRFSFLGDTSGPLSEVLTCRTGSGVVEVRDADGVRLVPGGMFDVLEQRLRDRRTPDTDLPFDLTGGYVGYFGYELKAECRGAARHTAETPDAAWMFADRVIAVDHQEGLTYLVAVHDEKTARDAREWVDRTAADLTGLHPADSEPVVPADLPPDVEEHLVRDRNQYLADVAECRRQLNSGESYEICLTDALHLPFHDDDTSFYRRLRRVNPAPYAALVRLGDVTVFCSSPERFLRIERDRTVTSKPIKGTAARDADPVRDAEIAATLASSAKTQAENLMIVDLLRNDLGRVCQVGSIEVDPYLAVESYQTVHQLVSTVHGRLKDGISAMDCVRQCFPGGSMTGAPKLRTMEIIDGLETEARGVYSGALGYFGLSGGTDLNIVIRTAVRVGDRLTIGAGGAIVLDSDAQEEYEEMLLKAAATLRAWRAPEVSDGPPR; the protein is encoded by the coding sequence ATGACGCGCACCTTGCTGGTGGACAACTACGACTCGTACACCTTCAACCTGTACCAGCTGATCGCCGGGATCAACGGCCAGGAGCCGATCGTGGTCGTGAACGACGACCCCATGCTGTCCGGCCCGCTGCCGGCGGACGTGGACAACATCGTCGTCTCACCGGGTGCCGGCCGCCCGCAGCACGCCCGGGACATCGGCCTCGTCGGCGATCTGCTGCGCCGCACCACGTTGCCGGTGCTGGGGGTCTGCCTCGGGCACCAGGCGATCGCGCACCTGGCCGGCGCGTCGGTGGTCACCGCGCCCGAACCGAGGCACGGCTACCCGGCCAAGGTCTCCCACAACGGCGACCCGCTGTTCGCCGGCGTCCCGCGCGAGTTCGTCGCGGTCCGCTACCACTCGCTGTGCGTCGAGGAGCCGCTGCCCCACGCGCTCATCGCCACGGCGTGGGCGGACGACGGTGTGCTCATGGCGCTGCGCCACCGCGATCGGCCGCAGTGGGGCGTGCAGTTCCACCCCGAGTCGGTCGCTTCCCAGTGCGGCGGCGAGATCCTGCGGAACTTCGCCGAACTGACCCGCCGGGCGCGGCGCGGACGGCGGCCGTCCATCACCCTCAGCGGGACCACAGCCCGCGACGACACCCCTGGTGCGGTCGCGGAACTGGGCGTCGTGAGCGGGGTCGTGCGGACCGACGCCGACGCCGAGGCCATCTTCCTGGAGCTGTTCGCCGACAAACCGCACTGCTTCTGGTTGGACAGCAGCCGGGTGGAGGAAAATCTTTCCCGGTTCTCGTTCCTCGGTGACACGTCGGGACCGCTCAGCGAGGTCCTGACCTGCCGCACCGGCAGCGGGGTGGTGGAGGTGCGCGACGCCGACGGCGTCCGCCTCGTCCCCGGCGGCATGTTCGACGTCCTGGAGCAGCGGCTGCGCGACCGGCGCACCCCCGACACCGACCTGCCGTTCGACCTGACCGGTGGCTACGTCGGCTACTTCGGCTACGAGCTCAAGGCCGAGTGCCGCGGCGCGGCCCGCCACACCGCCGAAACACCGGACGCCGCTTGGATGTTCGCCGATCGGGTCATCGCGGTAGACCACCAGGAAGGGCTGACCTACCTGGTGGCTGTTCACGACGAGAAGACCGCCCGCGACGCGCGGGAGTGGGTGGACCGGACGGCCGCGGACCTGACGGGCCTGCACCCGGCCGACAGCGAGCCGGTCGTCCCGGCCGACCTGCCCCCGGACGTCGAGGAACACCTGGTCCGCGACCGGAACCAGTACCTGGCGGACGTCGCGGAGTGCCGGCGGCAGCTGAATTCGGGCGAGAGCTACGAGATCTGCCTGACCGACGCGCTGCACCTGCCGTTCCACGACGACGACACCTCCTTCTACCGGAGGCTGCGCCGGGTGAACCCGGCACCGTACGCCGCGCTGGTGCGCCTCGGCGACGTCACGGTCTTCTGCTCGTCGCCGGAGCGCTTCCTGCGCATCGAGCGGGACCGCACGGTCACCAGCAAGCCGATCAAGGGCACCGCTGCCCGCGACGCCGACCCCGTGCGCGACGCCGAGATCGCCGCCACGCTCGCGTCGAGCGCCAAGACGCAGGCCGAGAACCTGATGATCGTCGACCTGCTGCGCAACGACCTGGGTCGGGTGTGCCAGGTGGGCAGCATCGAGGTCGACCCGTACCTGGCCGTCGAGAGCTACCAGACCGTGCACCAGTTGGTCTCCACCGTCCACGGCCGGCTCAAGGACGGGATCAGCGCGATGGACTGCGTTCGGCAGTGCTTCCCCGGCGGCTCGATGACCGGAGCGCCGAAGCTGCGCACCATGGAGATCATCGACGGCCTGGAAACGGAGGCCAGGGGCGTGTACTCCGGCGCCCTCGGCTACTTCGGC
- a CDS encoding arylamine N-acetyltransferase family protein encodes MTDEQRVTESMWQGSAVDLDAYLKRVNYEGDVAANLSTLRGLHTAHVDAIPFDNLDALLGRTAVPLDLGSVQEKIVRQGRGGWCLEQVVLMAAVLDRIGFTFTAFAARTRIRTGNKFGPALHVALCVQLDGERWLHDVSFGAYGPHEPIQLADNARLDGDWSFDLVREPTGERVLRFLRPEGPAELYGFTTDVRYPSDFELLNHFCLTHPRSPFNHRMVLQRTQPKVRHVLVGTVLTEIRPGEPATVRELDEAEALSAPEEIFGITLESRDLQALGKTLADP; translated from the coding sequence ATGACGGACGAGCAGCGTGTGACCGAGTCGATGTGGCAGGGGAGTGCCGTTGACCTGGACGCCTACCTGAAGCGCGTGAACTACGAAGGCGACGTGGCCGCGAACCTGTCCACGTTGCGGGGCCTGCACACCGCCCACGTCGACGCGATCCCCTTCGACAACCTGGACGCACTGCTCGGCCGCACGGCGGTGCCGCTGGACCTGGGCAGCGTTCAGGAGAAGATCGTGCGGCAAGGCCGCGGTGGCTGGTGCCTGGAACAGGTCGTGCTGATGGCGGCTGTTCTGGACCGCATCGGGTTCACCTTCACGGCGTTCGCCGCCAGGACGCGGATCCGCACCGGGAACAAGTTCGGACCGGCCCTGCACGTGGCCCTGTGCGTGCAGCTGGACGGCGAACGTTGGCTCCACGACGTGAGTTTCGGTGCCTACGGACCGCACGAGCCGATCCAGCTCGCAGACAACGCGCGGTTGGACGGCGACTGGTCGTTCGACCTCGTGCGAGAGCCGACCGGTGAACGGGTACTGCGGTTCCTGCGGCCGGAGGGGCCGGCGGAGCTGTACGGCTTCACCACGGACGTGCGCTACCCGTCGGACTTCGAGCTGCTCAACCACTTCTGCCTCACGCACCCGCGTTCGCCGTTCAACCACCGGATGGTTCTCCAGCGCACGCAGCCCAAGGTGCGGCACGTCCTCGTCGGCACCGTGCTCACCGAAATCCGGCCGGGGGAGCCGGCGACGGTCCGCGAGCTGGACGAGGCCGAGGCGCTGTCCGCTCCCGAGGAGATCTTCGGGATCACCCTGGAGTCACGCGACCTCCAGGCTCTCGGCAAGACCCTGGCCGACCCATGA
- a CDS encoding UbiA family prenyltransferase — MRLDRPTGYVLYLLPGLWAVVLAAGQRPDLLTVVVVAVAAVLVRGAACSVNDVVDRDVDARVARTASRPVPSGAVGIGNALLFAAAQGVAALLVLAVANVEAALVAAASYPLIVAYPFMKRIFFWPSAFLALVMSIYVLIGWTAVTGSVDYPPAVYGLYAAGAFWTLVHDAIYSHQDKEYDRKIGVRSSALLFGKATKAWLVVFVVLSVGGVLWAGSRTPVGWGFFLIAVLAGFFLAYLVVRVDLDDPRSCWDAFVANTCFGWIILAAVVAGQFT, encoded by the coding sequence ATGCGACTGGACAGGCCCACGGGATACGTGCTGTACCTGCTTCCGGGGCTGTGGGCCGTCGTCCTCGCCGCCGGGCAGCGACCGGACCTGCTGACGGTGGTGGTCGTCGCTGTCGCCGCGGTGCTGGTGCGCGGCGCGGCCTGCTCGGTCAACGACGTCGTGGACCGGGACGTCGACGCCCGAGTCGCCCGCACCGCGTCGCGCCCCGTCCCGTCGGGGGCGGTGGGCATCGGGAACGCACTCCTGTTCGCCGCCGCCCAGGGCGTGGCCGCGCTGCTGGTCCTGGCGGTGGCGAACGTGGAGGCAGCCCTGGTCGCCGCGGCCTCGTACCCGTTGATCGTCGCGTACCCCTTCATGAAGCGCATCTTCTTCTGGCCCTCGGCGTTCCTGGCGTTGGTGATGAGCATCTACGTGCTGATCGGCTGGACGGCGGTGACCGGGAGCGTCGACTACCCTCCCGCGGTGTACGGCCTGTACGCCGCCGGGGCGTTCTGGACGTTGGTCCACGACGCGATCTACTCCCACCAGGACAAGGAGTACGACCGGAAGATCGGCGTCAGGTCTTCGGCACTGCTGTTCGGCAAAGCCACCAAGGCGTGGCTGGTGGTCTTCGTCGTGCTCAGCGTCGGCGGCGTGCTGTGGGCCGGTTCCCGGACGCCGGTGGGGTGGGGCTTCTTCCTGATCGCCGTGTTGGCCGGGTTCTTCCTGGCCTACCTGGTCGTGCGCGTGGACCTGGACGATCCAAGGTCGTGCTGGGACGCCTTCGTCGCCAACACCTGCTTCGGGTGGATCATCCTCGCCGCCGTGGTCGCCGGGCAGTTCACATGA
- a CDS encoding cytochrome P450: MITPAQLPFAQADVLQLAPGLRALQARGAVHRVRTPGGDEAWLVTGHARVRQLLDDDRLSRTNPDPEAAAKDSGSALLAGLLGGFATDHARLRALLEPHFAPERMAALRTCVDKLAGQLLDELAGRKSPVDLRRALALPLPIQVMCEWLGVPQEDKDRFGGWTRDAATIGDPVRSKQGVGALLGYCRQLIAGKRRDPADDVISRICATEKIEDDEILGLTALLLFGGYETTVARIGTCVLLLLADPEQWQALLDDPTLVPGAVEETLRLSMPNPHNGGMPRHAVTDFEIDGVTIRAGDFVLLNIIAANHDETAFADPGGVDVTRDTAGSLAFGYGAHHCVGAALARMQLQVVLTQLLARFPTLRLAVGVDELELRHDTLIGGLVRLPVTW, encoded by the coding sequence GTGATTACCCCGGCTCAACTGCCTTTCGCGCAGGCCGACGTGCTGCAACTCGCGCCGGGGCTGCGCGCGCTCCAAGCCCGGGGCGCGGTCCACCGGGTTCGCACCCCCGGCGGTGACGAGGCGTGGCTGGTCACCGGTCACGCCCGGGTGCGGCAGCTGCTCGACGACGACCGGCTCAGCCGCACGAACCCCGATCCGGAGGCCGCGGCGAAGGACAGCGGGTCGGCGCTGCTCGCCGGCCTGCTGGGCGGCTTCGCCACCGACCACGCCCGGCTGCGCGCGTTGCTGGAGCCGCACTTCGCACCCGAGCGGATGGCGGCGCTGCGGACCTGCGTCGACAAGCTGGCCGGGCAGCTCCTGGACGAACTGGCCGGGCGGAAGTCACCGGTGGACCTGCGCCGGGCGTTGGCGCTGCCGCTGCCGATCCAGGTGATGTGCGAGTGGCTGGGCGTGCCGCAGGAGGACAAGGACCGGTTCGGCGGCTGGACCCGGGACGCCGCCACCATCGGGGACCCGGTCAGGTCCAAGCAGGGCGTGGGCGCGTTGTTGGGCTATTGCCGGCAGCTCATCGCCGGCAAGCGGCGGGATCCGGCCGATGACGTAATCTCCCGGATCTGCGCGACCGAGAAGATCGAGGACGACGAAATCCTCGGGTTGACGGCGTTGTTGCTGTTCGGCGGTTATGAGACCACGGTGGCCCGGATCGGCACCTGCGTCCTGCTGCTGTTGGCCGACCCCGAGCAGTGGCAGGCGTTGCTGGACGACCCGACCCTTGTTCCCGGCGCCGTCGAGGAAACCCTGCGGCTGTCGATGCCGAACCCGCACAACGGCGGCATGCCCCGCCACGCGGTGACGGACTTCGAGATCGACGGCGTCACCATCCGGGCCGGCGACTTCGTGCTGCTGAACATCATCGCGGCCAACCACGACGAGACGGCCTTCGCCGACCCCGGCGGGGTCGACGTCACGCGCGACACCGCCGGCAGCCTCGCGTTCGGGTACGGCGCGCACCACTGCGTTGGCGCGGCGCTGGCGCGGATGCAGCTGCAAGTGGTGCTGACCCAGCTCCTCGCGCGATTCCCCACCCTGCGCCTGGCTGTCGGCGTGGACGAGTTGGAGCTGCGCCACGACACGTTGATCGGCGGGTTGGTCCGACTTCCGGTGACCTGGTGA
- a CDS encoding cytochrome P450, whose protein sequence is MREGRPFDPYGAHRDDPYSFLAGIGDAEPVFYAPLLGAWCVTRREDLIAVLRDDRSFSARDHNPRPTVPLPEDVSRMFRTWRGAGAVAVGSLDPPEHTRIREVLNAGFTPARVRAFEPTIRAIATDLVERAAVTAEFDFISAFAVPYALEVICRRLGVPNEYLDRCRTWSEQRIELMMLQRDGDPDLLRDCARGLMDFGAFARSLVRERLTAPRDDLISELLHEGRAGQTLTADEVAVQVPTLIFAGHMTCAEALGTILFQQLRSPGGWAEVVDGTIATRDLVEEGLRVDSPLAGMYRTAIRDVVVGDVHLAAGSRLLLLYGAAGRDSRAHACPAAFSPGTRSATHLAFGHGIHFCLGAGFARAELEIAVRAVATRMPGLTLAPGPPPRHRPVFPLRALTELRVRQ, encoded by the coding sequence TTGCGTGAAGGCAGGCCGTTCGACCCGTATGGCGCACATCGCGACGACCCGTACTCGTTCCTGGCCGGCATCGGAGACGCGGAGCCGGTGTTCTACGCCCCGTTGCTGGGCGCGTGGTGCGTCACCCGGCGCGAGGACCTGATCGCCGTGCTGCGGGACGACCGGAGCTTCTCGGCGCGCGACCACAACCCCCGTCCCACGGTCCCGCTGCCCGAGGACGTGAGCCGGATGTTCCGCACCTGGCGCGGTGCCGGCGCGGTGGCCGTCGGCTCGCTCGACCCGCCCGAGCACACCCGGATCAGGGAAGTGCTCAACGCCGGGTTCACGCCGGCCAGGGTCAGGGCGTTCGAACCCACGATCCGCGCGATCGCGACCGACCTGGTCGAACGTGCCGCGGTGACGGCGGAGTTCGACTTCATCTCGGCGTTCGCCGTGCCGTACGCCCTGGAGGTGATCTGCCGACGCCTCGGCGTGCCGAACGAGTACCTCGACCGCTGCCGCACGTGGTCCGAACAACGCATCGAACTCATGATGCTGCAACGCGACGGCGATCCCGACCTGCTGCGCGACTGCGCCCGCGGGCTGATGGACTTCGGGGCGTTCGCCCGTTCACTCGTGCGGGAGCGGCTGACCGCACCGCGCGATGACCTGATCAGCGAACTGCTCCACGAGGGCAGGGCGGGCCAGACGCTGACCGCCGACGAGGTTGCCGTCCAAGTACCCACACTGATCTTCGCGGGACACATGACCTGCGCCGAGGCGCTCGGCACGATCCTCTTCCAGCAGCTCCGGTCACCCGGCGGCTGGGCCGAGGTCGTCGACGGGACGATCGCGACGCGGGACCTCGTGGAAGAGGGGTTGCGGGTCGACAGCCCACTGGCGGGCATGTACCGGACCGCGATCCGTGACGTCGTGGTCGGCGACGTCCACCTCGCTGCCGGGAGCCGGCTGCTGCTGTTGTACGGCGCGGCCGGCCGGGACAGTCGCGCCCACGCCTGCCCGGCCGCGTTCAGCCCAGGCACCCGGTCTGCCACGCACCTCGCGTTCGGGCACGGCATCCACTTCTGCCTCGGAGCCGGGTTCGCCCGCGCGGAACTGGAGATCGCGGTGCGGGCCGTCGCCACCAGGATGCCGGGCCTGACCCTGGCGCCGGGGCCGCCGCCACGGCACCGGCCGGTGTTCCCACTCCGGGCGTTGACCGAGTTGCGGGTGCGGCAGTAG
- a CDS encoding methyltransferase domain-containing protein — MTLSQSPAPGDVAEVYDGIGRIYGSAWGPNIHYGYWEDDADDSSVEVATDRLTDLMISGLAARAGERVLDVGCGIGHPALRLVRACDVDVVGISVSHAQVARATALAAAAGLAHRATFQFTDAMDLPFPAGSFDGAWAFESMWHMPDRGQVLGEISRVLRPGGRLAVADVIERGPVSPAGRALLDHICQNYAVRSLGTVDEYRKALAANGFVDVEIRDISDNCSRTLALMADAVDTVRDKLADLVGEAQAASLIDFMRLSAVTPESGYLFLTAVRA, encoded by the coding sequence ATGACGCTCAGCCAGTCTCCCGCTCCCGGCGACGTCGCCGAGGTGTACGACGGGATCGGTCGGATCTACGGTTCCGCGTGGGGCCCCAACATCCACTACGGCTACTGGGAGGACGACGCCGACGACAGCTCCGTCGAGGTGGCCACCGACCGGCTGACCGACCTGATGATCTCCGGTCTCGCCGCGCGGGCCGGCGAGCGGGTCCTCGACGTCGGGTGCGGCATCGGCCACCCCGCGCTGCGGCTCGTGCGCGCCTGCGACGTGGACGTGGTGGGCATCTCCGTCAGCCACGCCCAGGTGGCGCGGGCCACCGCACTCGCGGCCGCGGCCGGGCTCGCCCACCGCGCCACCTTCCAGTTCACCGACGCGATGGACCTGCCCTTCCCGGCCGGCTCGTTCGACGGGGCCTGGGCGTTCGAGTCGATGTGGCACATGCCCGACCGCGGCCAGGTGCTCGGCGAGATCTCCCGCGTCCTGCGCCCCGGCGGCCGCCTCGCCGTCGCCGACGTCATCGAGCGCGGTCCGGTCAGCCCGGCGGGACGCGCGCTGCTGGACCACATCTGCCAGAACTACGCGGTGCGCTCCTTGGGCACCGTGGACGAGTACCGGAAGGCGTTGGCCGCCAACGGTTTTGTCGACGTGGAGATCCGTGACATCAGCGACAACTGCTCCCGCACCCTCGCGCTCATGGCCGACGCCGTGGACACCGTCCGCGACAAGCTGGCCGATCTGGTCGGCGAGGCGCAGGCCGCCTCGCTCATCGACTTCATGCGCTTGTCCGCGGTCACCCCGGAGAGCGGCTACCTGTTCCTGACCGCGGTCCGCGCCTGA
- a CDS encoding SAM-dependent methyltransferase yields MSDLDELSSPPQAVLDPPDEVGLVGQYYDDKTARLVRKYGPGPKIHYHVGYYPSAERPLRAHDATPDAIRRSIRCHQEGLLRYAAEVWDAGHRLSGKVLDVGCGLGGGSIFWAQEYGADVTAVTNAPEHAPIVDGFARECGLGRQVRTLVCDAMQLPVSGPYDAAVAIESSGYFHRARWFERLARVLRPGGNVCVEEVFLTRPHGADVWAEYFYTRPATVLDYAQAARSAGFELVDEVDATSETLPFWEESTAWTKAVLDSDSSLSAVDRRQLRISLMANQALGAEWRAGGLRLGFLRFELR; encoded by the coding sequence GTGTCAGATCTGGATGAACTGTCGAGTCCACCGCAAGCGGTGCTGGACCCGCCGGACGAGGTGGGACTCGTCGGCCAGTACTACGACGACAAAACGGCCAGGCTCGTCCGCAAGTACGGGCCTGGCCCGAAAATCCATTACCACGTCGGCTACTACCCGTCTGCGGAAAGGCCGCTGCGCGCCCACGACGCGACGCCTGATGCCATCCGCCGCAGCATACGGTGTCATCAGGAAGGTCTGCTGCGGTACGCGGCCGAGGTCTGGGACGCCGGGCACCGGCTGTCGGGGAAGGTCCTGGACGTCGGCTGCGGCCTGGGCGGCGGCTCGATCTTCTGGGCCCAGGAGTACGGCGCCGACGTGACGGCGGTCACCAACGCGCCGGAACACGCGCCGATAGTCGACGGGTTCGCGCGGGAGTGCGGTCTGGGCCGGCAGGTCCGAACGCTGGTCTGCGATGCGATGCAGCTCCCCGTGTCCGGCCCCTACGACGCGGCGGTGGCCATCGAGAGCAGCGGGTACTTCCACCGCGCCCGGTGGTTCGAGCGGCTGGCGCGCGTGCTCAGGCCGGGCGGGAACGTGTGCGTCGAGGAGGTGTTCCTCACCCGCCCGCACGGTGCCGACGTGTGGGCCGAGTACTTCTACACCAGACCGGCCACGGTGCTCGACTACGCGCAAGCCGCGCGCTCCGCCGGGTTCGAACTGGTCGATGAAGTCGACGCCACGTCGGAGACCCTGCCGTTCTGGGAGGAGAGCACCGCCTGGACGAAGGCGGTGCTGGACAGCGACAGCAGCCTTTCGGCGGTGGACCGCAGGCAGTTGCGGATCTCCCTGATGGCGAACCAGGCGCTGGGGGCCGAGTGGCGGGCCGGGGGCTTGCGGCTGGGTTTCCTGCGCTTCGAGCTGAGGTGA
- a CDS encoding LuxR C-terminal-related transcriptional regulator, with product MDNGRNGRLNCEHHSVCVREHGFGQVFSGPVSPATAGSADCTALQVDCWTLSSLQAKILEGVAAGFSSGRLSRELYFSAKTIDYHVRVMSDKLLVPNRVSLVSKAFVLELLRTDSWPPRVAWETVN from the coding sequence ATGGACAACGGGCGGAACGGCAGGCTGAACTGCGAGCACCACTCGGTTTGTGTCCGGGAGCACGGTTTCGGGCAGGTGTTCTCCGGTCCGGTAAGTCCGGCGACGGCCGGCTCTGCCGATTGCACAGCACTCCAGGTCGACTGCTGGACCCTCAGTTCCCTCCAGGCGAAAATCCTGGAGGGTGTCGCGGCCGGCTTCTCCAGCGGGCGACTGTCGAGGGAACTGTACTTCAGTGCGAAGACCATCGACTACCACGTCCGCGTGATGTCCGACAAGCTGCTGGTGCCGAACCGCGTGTCGCTGGTGTCGAAGGCGTTCGTCCTCGAACTCCTGCGCACGGATTCGTGGCCGCCGCGGGTGGCGTGGGAAACCGTGAATTGA
- a CDS encoding EF-hand domain-containing protein, whose protein sequence is MWRSRHPSPGGMRFQRESPNLGSDCRRPVRAQFDKPGGHPVLDHFFGPVPQTRQAPPIATIRRGEPTVTATATSILSRKLQHMFRLLDNDQDGYVTAQDISARADALAAPFGAHPEKAQALKDSMHHIWDTYLQQVDEDGDGRLTAADYERGIRAAIDGDNAGFVDSLHRSAAAWYALFEADRDGHLNFDEYATLARGMGGAAAEGREQAFRRLDHDADGSLRAEEVRKAVVEFWTGEDPDANGNWLYGPL, encoded by the coding sequence ATGTGGCGGTCTCGACACCCCTCTCCCGGGGGAATGCGGTTCCAGCGCGAATCCCCTAACCTCGGAAGTGACTGCCGAAGACCGGTAAGGGCGCAGTTCGACAAGCCCGGCGGACATCCGGTCCTTGATCACTTTTTCGGACCAGTTCCGCAAACCCGGCAGGCACCGCCGATCGCCACGATCCGACGAGGAGAACCGACTGTGACCGCCACCGCCACTTCCATTCTCAGTCGCAAGCTGCAGCACATGTTCCGGCTCCTCGACAACGACCAGGACGGCTACGTCACCGCGCAGGACATATCGGCCCGCGCCGATGCCCTGGCCGCCCCCTTCGGCGCGCACCCGGAAAAGGCGCAGGCGCTCAAGGACTCCATGCACCACATCTGGGACACCTACTTGCAACAGGTGGACGAGGACGGCGACGGCAGGCTGACCGCGGCCGATTACGAACGCGGCATCCGGGCCGCCATCGACGGCGACAACGCCGGGTTCGTCGACTCGCTGCACCGGAGCGCCGCCGCCTGGTACGCCCTGTTCGAAGCCGACCGCGACGGACACCTCAACTTCGACGAGTACGCCACGCTGGCCCGGGGCATGGGCGGGGCCGCTGCCGAGGGTCGGGAGCAGGCGTTCCGCCGGCTCGACCACGACGCCGACGGCAGCCTGCGCGCCGAGGAGGTCCGCAAGGCCGTGGTCGAGTTCTGGACGGGCGAGGACCCCGACGCGAACGGCAACTGGCTCTACGGCCCGCTGTAG